The DNA region GTGTGCCACGTCTTCGACAAACCGGTGACGCTGGCGCCGGGCACCACCGCGCCGGCGCGGTCTTCCCTGGTTTTCATCGCGCGTGGGCTGTCGCGCGTGGACGTGGAAGGGCTGTGGGCGTCCATCGCGCGCCTGGCGCGCTGAGGCCGGCGTCACCTGTTTTATCGGCATCACCTGCCTTACCGGCATCACCTATCTAACCAGCACCAACCGTTTCACCCACCTGTTTCACCTGCTTCGCCATAAAACGACATCGAGGGGTTTATCCATGTTACGCCGCAGCTTTCTACTGTCCTGCCTGCTCGCCGCCTCCGCCGCCGTGCCGGCCGCCCACGCCCAGTCCGACTATCCCGCGCGCCCCATCCGCATGGTGGTGGGCTTTCCGCCTGGCGGCATCTCCGACGTTCTGGCCCGCACCGTCGCCGCCGAGGCCAGCGGCATCCTGGGCCAGAACATCGTGGTCGAGAACCGGCCCGGGGCCGGCACCACCATCGCCGCCGACCTGGTGGCGCGTTCCGCGCCGGACGGCTACACGCTGCTGTTCCAGGACACCACCACCCACGCCATCAATGCCAGCCTCTACAAGAAGCTGCCCTTCGACAGCGTGCGCGACTTCACGCCGATTTCGCTGGTATCGTCCTCGCCGCTGATGCTCGTCGTCAGCGCCAGCTCGCCGGCGCACAGCGTCAGCGAGCTGATCGCGCGCCTGAAGGCCGCGCCGGGCAAGTATTCGTATGGCTCGTCGGGCAACGGCACCATCATCCACCTGGCCAGCGAAATGATGGACCGGGCCGCCAACGTCAACGTCATCCACGTGCCGTACAAGGGCAGCGCGCCACTGGTGCAGGCCACGCTGACCGGCGAGATCGAGTTCGCCTTCAGCAGCATGCCGCCGGCCATCGCCCAGGTGCAGGCCGGCAAGCTGCGCGCGCTGGCGGTGAGCACGCCCAAGCGCATTGCCGTGGCGCCGGACGTGCCGACCATCGCCGAAGCCGGCGTGCCGGCCGCCGAGGTCACGCTCTACAACGGCATACTCGGTCCCAAGGGGCTGCCCCCGGCCATCCAGCAAAAGCTCAACAACGCCTTCTCCAAGGCCATGCAGAGCGAGAAGCTCAAGGCCACCTACCAGAGCCTGGGCGCGATCCCGATGGCCGTCACGCCCGAACAGGTCGCCGCCCAGATCAAGGACGACATGGTCCGCTATGCGCAGGTGGTCAAGGAGATCGGCGCCCAGGTCGATTGAGGCGCCGGCGCCCGCCACCATTCGATGCCCGGCGCGCGTGGGCACGTCGCGCCGGGCATCGACAGATAGAACCACGACCGCCATAAGAACGAGGAAGCTGAAATGTCCGTCACACAACCGCCGCCGGGCGAGGCCTTGCGCGCGACCGTCCATGCCTTGATGAAGCTCGAAGGGCATGACCGCGACGACGCCTGCGTCGCGCGCGTGGCCGCCGAATTCGAGCGCTTCGCCGCCATCGCCGCCACCCTCGCGCCCGCGGACGACGACCGCCAGCGGGCGCCCTTGCCGGTGTTCCGGCCATGACGGCGCCGGTCTTCAGCGCCACGGAAATGGCGCGCCGCGTCCGCGAGGGCGACGTCCGGGCGGTCGACCTGGCCGCCGCCAGCCTGGCCGCCATCGAGGCGCGCAACCCGGCGCTCAACGCCTACACCGGGGTCACTGCCGAGCGGGCGCTGGCCGAAGCCGCGGAGATCGACGCGCGGCGCGCGCGCGGCGAACGGCTGCCGCCCTTGGCCGGCGTGCCCTATGCGGTCAAGAACCTGTTCGACGTGCAAGGCGTGACGACCTTGTGCGGCGGCCGCGTCCATGCGGACGAACCGCCCGCCGCGAGCGATGCCACGGCGGTCGCCCGCCTGCGCGCGGCCGGCGCGGTGCTGACCGGCACGCTGAACATGGACGAACACGCCTACGGATTCACCACGGAGAACTCGCATTACGGCGTCACGCGCAATCCGCACGATGCGGCGCGGGTCGCCGGCGGGTCCTCGGGAGGATCGGGCGCCGCGGTGGGCGCCGGCCTCGTGCCCCTGGCGCTGGGCACGGACACCAACGGTTCGGTCCGGGTGCCCGCGGCCTTGTGCGGCGTGTTCGGCATCAAGCCCACCTATGGCCGGCTGGGGCGCGGCGGCGTATATCCGTTCGTCTTCAGCCTCGATCACG from Bordetella genomosp. 10 includes:
- a CDS encoding Bug family tripartite tricarboxylate transporter substrate binding protein, which translates into the protein MLRRSFLLSCLLAASAAVPAAHAQSDYPARPIRMVVGFPPGGISDVLARTVAAEASGILGQNIVVENRPGAGTTIAADLVARSAPDGYTLLFQDTTTHAINASLYKKLPFDSVRDFTPISLVSSSPLMLVVSASSPAHSVSELIARLKAAPGKYSYGSSGNGTIIHLASEMMDRAANVNVIHVPYKGSAPLVQATLTGEIEFAFSSMPPAIAQVQAGKLRALAVSTPKRIAVAPDVPTIAEAGVPAAEVTLYNGILGPKGLPPAIQQKLNNAFSKAMQSEKLKATYQSLGAIPMAVTPEQVAAQIKDDMVRYAQVVKEIGAQVD